The genome window cagggagctggtgggagagctcaccaagactctctccatcatttatcaacaatcttggtcaacagtgcaggtgccagatgactgaagggtggctaatgtgacgcccatccacaagaagggttggaaggaggatccggggaactacaggcctgtcagcctgacgtCGATACCAGGAAatatcatggagaggatcatcttgagtgagctctcacagctagtgcagggcagccaagggatcagggccagccagcatgggtttaggaaagggaggtcctgcttaaccaacctgatctctttctatgaccatgttacccaccttctggatgtggggaaggctgtggacgttgtctatctggactttggtaaggcctttgacaccatcccccactgcattctcctggagaagctggcgaatcatggcatagacaagtgtactcttcgctgggttaaaaactggctggatggccgtgcccacagagttgtgattaatggggtgaaatcctcttggcggccggtcatgagtggtgtccctcagggctcagttttggggacagttttgtttaatatctttaccaatgatctggatgaggggattgagtgcaccctcagtaagtttgcagacgacaccaaattaggtgggagtgttgatctgcttgagggtaggaaggctctacagagggacctgaacaggctggatcgatgggccaaggccaacagtatgaggtttaataaggccaagtgccgggtcctgcattttggtcacaacaaccccaagcaacactacaggcttggggcagagtggctggaaagctgcccagcagaaaaggacctgggggtgctggtggacggccagcttaacatgagccagcagtgtgcccaggtggccaagaaggccaacagcattctggcttgtatcaggattagcgtggccagcaggagcagggaagtcatcgtgcctctgtactcggcactggtgaggcctcacctcgagtactgtgttcagttctgggcccctctgtataagggggacattgaggtgctggagcgtgtccagaggagagctaccaggctggtgaggggtctggagaccaggtcatatgaggagaggctgagggagctgggcatgtttagcttggagaagaggaggctgaggggagacctcattgtcctctacaactacctgaaaggaggtcgtagagaggtgggtgttggcctcttctcccaggtgaataatgacaggagcagaggaaatggtctgaagttgcggcaggggaggtttagattagatattaggaagaattactttactgaaagagtggtcaggcactggaacagcctgcccagggaggtggttgagtcaccatccctagaggtattcaagtaacgtctagatgtggcacttcagggcatgctctagtggcagagattgtaggttggttggttgtggtgtggggtttttttggttttttttttttttggtgtgtgtgtagttggactcagtgatctcaaaggtcctttccaaccatgaagattctatgatcctatgattctatctaTTTTTGAGAACTAATAAGAAAGCTGGGGGGGAAGATAAAGCTATTGATCCCACTGCCTTTATTAATAGAACCGTGCTGCACCTAGAGGTAGGGTATTAAAAATAACCAGCAGCTGTATCCAAATGAATTTGGAAGTTATAGGACTGTTGCTCACCTATCCAATTTCCATTGCTTTAATCCCACGTTTTTACTAGCCACCTGATGAAAGTAGGGACCATTCCTTAGGCATCCCTTTGATGCCCCATTTGcttcagaagggagagaggagggaaggactggtatttttcccttcctttgagTCACTGGAGACTTTCACAGCTGGAGACAGTATGTCAAAAAGATCCATTAGTAATTCATTAAATTCTCAGCTGCTTGGCCAGTGTATCATAATCACAGGCTCAGATATAAATCAGTCACCAGGGCTGGAGTCGTCATTAAATTTTTCCTCTAGGTCAGGTAGGCAGAAGCATTCTGACATTCATATCAAGGGGACGACCTGCTTCCTTGggtcagtttatttaaaaaattcccTGCTCCTGCAAGGCCTTAAGGCTTTGGCATTGTTCTTGATTTTTTCCCTTATGTTCCTTCAGACAATATAGATTTGTCTTTTGGCCTTTTACAGGCATTTTATATTTGGTCtagactatttaaaaatattgtgtcATCCGAAGTCTGCAAGGGCATGTGGAGTGCATGTTTTATACTATGTTTGAAGTAGGTCTCCATTGCACTTTTACTGGCAATTTCAATTTTATAGACTGAATGACCATGATGGTCTTTTCCATATTCGTGTTTCTAAATTAAAGAGTTCCCCAACaccaaatttctgttttctgagtAGATATTTTTAGCCTGAGCTCAAGGTTCCCTCTGATAAGCTGGAGTCTTTTGCTTAACATATTTTTTCCAAACTTAAAAGCATTTCCTTATTTGTCTCCAGTTTTCATTATTCTTCCTGAAGTGTGAATTGGTGATTCAAGCACAAGATTTGAGCAGCAGTTTCATCAGTGAGAAATAGTATTagttgagatttttctttctggacaTCAACAGCATTGCTTTGGCcaattatgacttttttttcagagCTCAGAGCAACTGTTTTTCAGGTAGGAATCCACCCTCAGATAGCTTCACTCTCTGCATCCTGACTGATTGTGCCCTCTTTATCCCAGCACCCATACTGGCCTGCAACACAGACCAGTTTTCTTTATCACTTGCCAGTGTAAAAATCTACTCCTGCTGAAAATCCCTTCCCAAGTCAACTACATGAGGTTACCCCActaacatttttattatgaagCTTCTCAGTGAACTAGTTGTTAATCCACTGGATTCAGCCCATGTCAGCTTTCAAAGTTCTTGACTAAGCTGTCATGTGGCGCTAAGTCAAATGCTTCTTAGAAACCTCTTGCATTGACACCATCAGTGTGCAGCAGGTCTGGAAACCTTGCCAGCCTACTGAGAAATCAGAGATCACCCACAAGACACCACTGTGGAAACCTACCTTTGATGTAATACATCATCAGAAAACGCCTTTGTCGTAGGGAATGACATCGAATGCCTGAATTTCTGCTCTGGAGGTGGCATGAACCTGAGCTGGCTGAGTTTCTCATTTGGGGTGGTCCCTATAGTTCAGCTTCTCTAAAGCTTTTCAAGCCCCCTCTTTCATCACTGCCAGAACATTTCCaccaaaattttctttcttttaaagatgatTACTTCAGCAGAGGGGGTCAGTGACCTCTAGACTCAAGCTGTTCTGATGCAGCGCACTTCCAGTGAACTCTCCATCTGCGGTGAAGGCTGCCATTGAACCTTTCCCTCCAAAAATCACTAGGTTCAGGTTCCCATGATTCAACGTTCTCATTGTGAGAGGAAATTAAACACTTTTTCTGAATCAGAGACTTCAGAACTTGAATGTAGGGTCTTCTGCTTGATATTGCCCTCGCTGCCAAGCCCTGAAAATGCCACTCAGTTTTTGATTTTGTTGAAAGGAAATGGATCTGTCTGTTTAGATGATGGTCCTCATGCTGGCCAGATAGAGCTCTTCAAGAAACCCATGTCACATGCACAGATATTCTGGTCACCAGTTAGCTTTTTGATGGTGTCAGTAAGTTCCTGTCTGCTGTCACAAAGAGCGCATGGTGAAGATGTCTTCTGTGTCAGgcaagagatttatttttgatCCACTTCATCTGTATATGAATTCTTTTAACAGCTATAATAACAGGTGTAATAATCTGTCATTACCTTAGAAACAGGACTTTGTCTTCTGTGGTACATCCGACACAGCTGAGAATCCAGGTTTGTGTTCAAAAGAGAAAGACTCAAATCAGTGGGACTTTTTGGTACCTATTTTTGATTTGACAATGGGGTAAGATAAGAGCAGGTACCTGCTGCAGCACCCTTGGTGGGGGGTGTCTGCTACTTCCTTCTTAAATGTAATTCTGGTCAAAAATCAGAAGCTGACAATAAATCAAGCAACTATTGGAGATCTTCTAAGATAAACCATCAGTCTTCAGGGTCATGGTAACACAAATAATTGCTTTCAAATGATCCATGTCACAACGTTTGTGAAGGACTGCAAGCAGTTCAAAAGGATCCTTTTTGAGGTTATTGCTTGGCCCTCAAGACCTGTTCTCAGTACACCACTCCTGGGCCCTGCAAAATCCATCAGGGttttaaaatctttccatttttcttcttcagaaatttTGCAGAAGGTCTTGTCCAGGGAACAATTTAAAAGGCAAGCAATGTTCTTTTCTTGCTATTAAGTTCTGAATATCAACTAGCCTAAGAGAGAAACTATTTGGATTAAATTCTTGTGAAATAACATCTATAGACCCAGACTCTACTTTTGGAATGGGTACTTTCTCCCATATGCCTCCTTCAGCCGAATAGTCCCAGCTGCAGTCAGATGGTGCAGGAACAAAACCTGCACTACTGAAACTGTTTCAGGGAAAataaagggaagagggaggactTATTTCACATTTCTACCAGACTTTCCTCCTCCGGACTTTCTCCCCTatcccctctttccttcctgctgaaCAACCTGTAGgttagtttttgggtttttgcttGAAACATCTCGATCAGAAGCTGTTTCATGTCTCCAGCTGAGCCTTCCAGAGCACAGGGGAGCCAAAGGTCCTCCAAAAATGACTCCTTATGTCTTAATTGCAGGTGTAAAATGCCCCTCAAACCCAAATGGTGGTGACTTCAGGGTAGAAATACTGGATAAAGCCAGTAAAGATCATTATAGCACTgtagtaaaaaatatttagatatgTTTGTAATAATAAAACTAATATGCTGTTTTTAATTGGAAAGACAATGATCTTTATTTCATGGAATAAACATTAGAAGCTGCTACCTAAAATTCAGTTAGGAACATCCCGCAATTCTCTGCTGTGTTATTTCTACcacaaaaaatgctgaaaaatagcCTCAAGTTACGAGATGAACTAAGTTTTTAACTGTGAGATATATATATGGCACAGTGATTCTCACATCTCTTTTGGTAATACTATTTTACTTCTTTAACTGTATAGCCTTCCACGGTCATTAGCATGTTTATACCTTAAAAGCTGCTTGCAAAAAAATCTGTAGATTTATAGAAATAAAGGATTgcaaaagatattaaagagatcATCCGATCAAGTCCTCTGCACTGAGGCAGGATGCAGTATATTTATATCAGCCTCAACAGGCGTAAATATATATGGCtgtttaaaaattctgattttaaggAAATGGTGTGATCTGAAACCCAGCTGGAATCCTCTGTTACTTATCAGAAATTACAGCAGCCATCTATAAATTACTGCCTTGGCTAATACATTCATATTTTTGAGGTCATTTTTCACTTCCTCACCTCTTCTTTAGTAACAATGCTGCATTAAATCCCAGCTCAACAAAGTCAACAGGAAAATTCCCATGGACTTCAATAGAACCaggttttctctctgattttcctCTTGATTTAGCTGAGTGGCCACAGAAATCTTTGGCTGACAGATTTATTTAGAAACAGTGAGACACCTAAATTTTAAATCTTTGCTTTAGCCTGTCTTTTATTTGAGGGTGTGCTTTGGGAATACATTTAgataatttttatatttcagtgtaAATCCCCAGGTAAAATGTCACTACTAAACCAACATTCACCAATTGTTCTTTTATCGGATTTGGCCTGAAGTATTGAGCTTGacgggaaaaattaaaaattaagtttcttacTGAGCCCTGATGACATAGGTACAGTTGGCTCTGCCTTGGGCAATGGAAACCACTAGATCATCTCTCCAAGTCCCTGTCAGCTCTATGATACTTTGATTTAACTAGTTTGCTTTTAACTTCAATCAGACATAGACTTGTGGCTAAAAcagatcaaaaaataaaaagaacatgcCACAGGAAACAAATGTGATGTACTTGTTTAAATCCATTGTCTACAAGAAGCAAATAACCACACTTATTTAGGCTCACTATGAACAAGTTTTCAGTTCCTAAATAAGATACTGAGTGCAGTCTTAAGATGCTCTCTTTGATGTAAATCTCACGCTGAGGTTCTTTCTCCATATAATGATGAGGAGGCACATTAGAGCTACTAACAAAGGGCCCGTGTAACTGTGACCCGAGAATGTGTTTTCAACCTGCCAGAATTGCCTGGGATTAGTAAAGCAGCCATCTTCCTCTGGTTGCACTCTGGTTGTCGTTCTTTCAAGTGCTCTTTGAAGAATTCAAAtatcaaaacaatttaaaaagagACAAGGCTTTGCACAATAatagaaaacaaatctttttgttttgttttgtttttaaataagtctTTAAGGTTCTTGGGCACAGAAAGAATCTGAAAAAGCTACTTAAAACTTGTGATTTAGATGTGCTGTGGCTCTAAttgattcttttcattttaaggCTTGCTTCAACCCCCACCGCAGTGAATGGGAACCATTGCAGTAACTTCAGGGCTTGATAGATCTGCCTCTCAAGCTGCTCTGCAGGGACACCCACTGTCTTGTTTCTTTGACTTCTTgtttattcttttgaaaatacacaaaggataacattaaaaaaaaaaaagaaaaaaacccaaaaagtccTGGTAACAAATGAAGCAAGCAACCTGTCAGTTtggtttaatttaaaacagtaatttaaaaacagtttattgCCCTGTGGATGGGTATAATGTCAATCCAAGGAAAGATTTTCCAAAGGAGGGAAACAAGTGACAGCAGAGgtaaaggagaagggaaaaactgGGTGTCTCATAATGGTAAAGGGCCTCGTTGGGTTCCGATACAAAGCTTTAAAACCCTAAATCCTCAACAttaatttaaagaacaaaatttagcGGCCTTAGTATTTGTAACACTAACAATTTGTCTTAGAAACCTGCTCAATGTGGGTGACATATTTGATAATCTTGGCTCAAGGAGTCACAACTTTCCCAAACTAGCCACTCCAGGATGTTGTCCACCAAGACTGCACAGTCAGCTTCAGCAGTTTGCAGACCTCTCAGATCTTTTATGGGCATGTCGGGGAGAGAAGAGGGGCTATTTACTTGCTTTTCGCAATGTTGCTTTTAATTCTTATGAGGATTCTGCTATCTGCCTCAAACAGACACCCAATAAAGAGTTTGGTTTCTATATgagcagaaaaattattctgtctTAAGAGTGCCACATAGATTTctttcctgtgtgacctgctcccAGGGCTAGAAGTAGATGTAAACCTAGTCCATGACTAGTTATGAAGGTGGGCAGAGGAGCTCGTGTCAAGGTAATACTTTGTTCATTTCTAGAGGAGAATTCAGTCCCACTCTGCAGTGGCAATATGTGTCTCTGaggacaaaataaaagcaaacaaacaaaaagcaaatggagaGAAGCTTTAGGATTTGTTTTGGACCTGGTAAGTTAATAAGCTGCTTTATTTCTCAACTTATCActgctctccctttccctctttacTCAATTTAGCTGTCAGCCTGACCAAAGAAAACTCCTTATATGCCCCCAATAAAGAAGTAAAAGCAGGAAACCATGAAGTGAGAAAGAGATTGACTTGACACTTCCCTTCTGTTACCTTGGGAATCCACAGGTCAGACCGCTTTATCTAGTGCAGTACACttacctctaaaaaaaaaataactgtgtgATAAAACCCTTTGTAACCCTTCATTAGTTAAATTTGGTTTGATCCCTGATGTCTGTGGGCTCACCTCCCCAAAGGTGAGTGAGGATGTCACAAGAGTAGGAGGATGTGGAGAAAAAGCTGGCTTCCCATCACCAGCGATGACACGGCCCCTGTGAGATACAGCCCTGAGCGTGCTCTGCCTGAGATGACCAGAGAAGGACATGAATGACAGAGTTTTGGGAAAAAGACAGAGTTTGTGGAGAAAAGTCATGTGTCAGACAGATGCAGAATAgtttaaaactctttaaaatcTAAATTCCCCATTTTCACATATTAGAGGGTATctcaaatcctttttatttttctcccactcTTACTAAGTAAATGTCTCAGTGGTACCTTCTGACAAAGAGTTATACTTGCAAATTCTGTCATAATGTGCACTATTCTCTggtataaatttaaaattttgtattgcTTTTCAATCTCCACCCAGACCACCTGTATGCACTGCTCTCTGAAAGTCGAGAACTCATTCACTAATTATTTGCTTACATATTTATGGCTCTAGGAGGCAAGTTTTTAAACCTGTGGCATTAAAGCTTTCATTAggtcaacatcttttttttttttgctagcttttCATTAAGTCTCAttgtcaaaaattaaaaaatctgttttggagaAACAAACTTTTACAAGGTCCCTAGACTGGGAATTTACCGGCCAAAGACAGTCTATCGCTTTCTTTGCCACCAAACCAGAATAAAATTTATACACACTTCAGACTTTGCTCACAGCTTCTTTGTTCagtaagaaaaggggaaaaaatagttctCTTGCTGTATTCCCAAGGGAATCCCGCTAAGTTAAAGCACATTTTAATCTCTTGAGCCGGCAGCTTTATTAGTAAGCGTTCCTCAACCTTCAGGGAAATCTAATTTCACAAATAGATCAGAGCCACTTCAAACGCAGCTTTCAGTTGCCATCCACCGGGGGACAAACGGGGAGGAGGAAGTTTGTCAGAAAAGACCTTCTTTGAGCCCAAGAGTGATTACCAGAGGTGTCTCCATCGACTGCCACCCACCTAAAGTCGATAGTACTCAAATGAGTACGCCGGTGCGGACTATATAAGAGAAGCGCATGGCCCTGGAGGGCGCATCCCCCCTCTCCGGGCGCAGCAccgaccgccccgctccgcgTCCGGCGGAGCCTCCGCGGGGACACGGGCTCTCCGGCGACGGCAGAGGACGGCTCTCCCCAGCCCGCACGCACTCAGCGACACTTGTCTCCGCTTGAAGGTAAGCAGCTCCGGggtcgggggggagggggtgggggggctttAGCCTGGAGCGAAGGGGCGTCGCTGTCGCTGCAGCGAAGCCCGCGTCGTGCCCCGATTACTCGCCGGGTTTGCTCtgcgccccggcggcggcggagggaagGGAGAGCCCGGAGCCGTCGGGGAGAGCCGGCTCCCTTGCGGCTCCCATTAACTCTTTCGCCCGAGTAGGATTTTGCAAGGGAGGCCAAGTATAAAACCGTTTGTAAATAACAGAATTTGCCTCCCTCCCGCTTAATCCTAACCGTTGGCTATAATTAGAATCGCTTACTTAGGGGGCATTAAGCACTGCTCTCGAAGCCTCAGCCCCTTGTAattgtttttcccctttactcCCTTATTTGCAGCAGTTCCCGCTGTAACTCATCCTTAACTGAACTCCGGCCAGTTGCCCGCCCGTACCCTCTGTCCCCGAAAACCTCCGTGGCTACTgcccgggcgggcgggccggcccGGGGGGGAGCTCCCGACGGAGGCAGGAGGCAACGGCAGGCGCGGGAACGCCGGGGGCACAGGGAGCCCAGCAAATCCCCCGCAAAGCCTTGGACCGCAAATATGCGCGGCGGGGTTAATACCCTTCCCCTAATCCGTGGTCTATAAATGCGACCTCCGGGGAGCCGGGCGAGCGCGGCGGGGCTGCTCGGGGGTCGtcggggaggcgcggcggggaCAGCCGGTGGCGGCCCGTCGGGTCTTCCGCCTCGcctccgccgccgctccgcggggCTGCGCCCAGGCCGGGGGGTGCGCACCGCCTCCGCGCCCGCGGGAGTGCCCCCCGGGCGCGGCatggggggcgggcgggcgggctgcGGGCCGGTCCCGGCGCTGACCGCCTTcgctctctgcctcctcccagcgCCGCAGAGATGCGAGGGGCGAAGAAACGCCAGGCGCTGCCCGCCATcgtgctcctgctgctggcctcggccccgccgccgccgggcgccgaGGGAGGGGACGTGCCCGCCGCCGGCGCCGAGGGGGGGGCACTCCTCGACCTCCTCCTCCAAGCCCTGGGCGACGGCGgccgcccgctgccgccccgcccgccgcggcgggaCCGGGTGATCTCCCGGCGGTACAGCAGTGGCGGCGGCGCTCCGCCGCCCGACCCCCGAGCCatcgccaccgccgccgccgccccgcggaCCCCCACGGCcgtcgccgccgccccgccgcccccacggCTCTTCGCCGCTGCCCGCCACGGAGGTAAGAGCCACCGCGGTGCCCCGGGGATGCAGCCCCCGCCGGGTCCCGTCCCTGCCGCCTCCTCCAGCGGCCGAGTCCGacggcgccgccgccggggcagcccGCCGGAACGGGATGAGCGGAGCGGGGGGTGCCCTCTCCGTCCCTGAGGCGGCAGCCCCCGGGGGTGGTTTCCCCTTTTGCTGGGGTCAAGCCCCGCTGAGGGCAGcgcagcccagccccgctcccccgcgggACCCGGCGTGGCAGGGGACGTGGAGGGGGAGCAGCGCGGTGCCCCGGCTCGGCTCCCCGGCAGGAGTTcagccgtggggggggggggtatccGGGACACAAAGCAGGAGAGGGTCACTCGGGCTTCAGCATCTTTTGCTGGCAGGTCAGTTGTGGCTACAGTTGATCTACAGCCCCTCCGAGCAAGCCTCACGACTTCCCTGCGTTACAGCGCAGCCAGCTCTAAGGAAGCCTGGTTTCTCCCCAAACTTAGGACCGCTCCTCTGATTTGCACAAAGAGGAGAAATGACCGATCTGAGAGACAGATGTCAGAACTTACTCCTTTAAACTTCCTCTTCAACTTGACTGGTTCCCATGTGATGCATTTTTTTAGGTTTGCTGGGGCAGGTGCGGGAGACCCAGGCTGTGCTGGTCATGGGGGCTTGTTTCACCTTCCGGAGGATGctcagcctggggcagggagccGTCTCTCCAGCGTTGGCACGGGTCAGGCCGGGCCATGACAACCAGGAGCAGTTCAGggccaagcacagctgcctggTGATGTTCACGGGCTGTGCTTAACTAGGAGACCGGGCAGCAGGTCACCTCTGCTGCCAGCTAGTTATGATGCAGAGCCACGCAAAACATTTCCTACTGGAGTGGAGCTGGCTGAGAGGTTTGTGTGAGTTAGTTAGGATAATGCAGTTCAGCAAGAAGGAGATTATAGTGATTGTCCCACTAACTAAGTGGCTTTAGCCcactaatatttttctcttgttgctTGCCAGAGACCCTGCTGGAGAGAAACAAGATAAGGGGAACTAGGGAAGTTTGGTTTCTTAGGGATTTGTGTCCCTGGAGGGCACCCTTGTGGCTGATGGCTGGTAATAGGTGAAGTTGAGATGCAGCCCTCCCCAAGTCACACTGGTAGAGTTGCTTGTCTCTGTCCAGTGGTCTATTTTAAAGGAAACGAAACCTCATTTCAG of Rissa tridactyla isolate bRisTri1 chromosome 2, bRisTri1.patW.cur.20221130, whole genome shotgun sequence contains these proteins:
- the ALKAL1 gene encoding ALK and LTK ligand 1, whose amino-acid sequence is MRGAKKRQALPAIVLLLLASAPPPPGAEGGDVPAAGAEGGALLDLLLQALGDGGRPLPPRPPRRDRVISRRYSSGGGAPPPDPRAIATAAAAPRTPTAVAAAPPPPRLFAAARHGEIFPRDSSLKDKFIKHFTGPVTFSSECSKHFHRLYHNTRDCSTPAYYKRCARLLTRLAMSPLCTQS